The proteins below come from a single Erysipelothrix piscisicarius genomic window:
- a CDS encoding BglG family transcription antiterminator, translated as MPKREIINIYIHLSSQKKLHTDVDNVNSESHRNLQILNEALDDIYRIYGSDFRNDEILKQGLMTHLESALKRIELGLSIRNELLDDIEKNYPFEIQIAKVLAFHFLKTNAVAFNLDEIGFLALHFCGARERARHDEKSETTRAIVVCTTGVGTAMLLKAKLESQFKEALEIKKVSALYQLDKHDMDDVDLLISTVHIDRNLGVPTVVVSAIVTDQDIAHIKRYIKGEPTNTHSVADLFDEKLFLVNPDAQSPQELLEMMSQKALTLGYIDKACQESILEREALGSTEVGNLVCIPHNIEGSVYRPSIVACVLDKPIPWKYDHVQLILMILIDQDHRTQYSDLFAELYTEIDHQYKVSNIIKNKNISYLKSLFTE; from the coding sequence GTGCCGAAGCGTGAAATCATTAATATTTATATCCATTTAAGTTCTCAAAAAAAACTCCATACAGATGTTGATAATGTCAATTCTGAGTCCCATCGCAATTTACAGATCCTCAATGAAGCCCTCGATGACATTTATCGGATTTATGGTAGTGATTTCCGTAACGATGAGATTCTAAAACAAGGCTTGATGACTCACCTCGAAAGTGCGCTCAAACGCATTGAACTTGGACTTTCAATCCGTAACGAATTATTGGATGATATCGAGAAGAATTATCCTTTTGAAATTCAAATTGCGAAAGTTCTTGCCTTTCATTTTTTAAAAACAAACGCAGTAGCCTTTAACTTAGATGAAATTGGGTTCCTCGCCCTTCATTTCTGTGGTGCTCGCGAACGCGCCCGGCACGACGAAAAAAGTGAAACAACACGCGCAATTGTTGTATGCACGACAGGAGTCGGGACTGCAATGCTTCTGAAAGCGAAATTAGAGTCTCAATTTAAAGAGGCACTTGAAATTAAAAAAGTAAGTGCTCTTTATCAACTTGATAAACACGATATGGATGATGTGGATTTGCTTATTTCTACGGTCCACATCGATCGTAATTTAGGGGTTCCTACAGTTGTTGTTTCCGCAATTGTTACCGACCAGGATATCGCACATATTAAGCGATATATCAAAGGCGAACCCACAAACACTCATTCTGTCGCAGATTTATTCGACGAGAAACTTTTTTTAGTTAATCCTGATGCGCAATCACCTCAAGAACTTCTTGAAATGATGAGCCAAAAAGCCCTCACCCTTGGCTATATCGATAAAGCGTGTCAAGAATCGATTCTAGAACGCGAAGCGCTTGGTTCTACTGAGGTCGGTAACCTCGTTTGTATCCCTCACAATATCGAAGGTTCTGTATACCGACCCTCCATTGTGGCATGTGTTCTCGATAAACCCATCCCGTGGAAATATGATCACGTTCAACTTATTCTCATGATTCTCATTGATCAAGACCATCGCACCCAATATTCCGACTTATTCGCAGAACTCTATACGGAAATCGACCATCAATACAAAGTGTCAAACATTATTAAAAATAAGAATATTTCTTATTTGAAATCACTCTTTACTGAGTAG
- a CDS encoding ribonuclease E inhibitor RraB, protein MDVQLIGAITGNDVCDYFFVSKACISLESILKERFPQEVMGVIVREHDDFEIYKSVLFPNEYQLAMIYNQNLCLNLEREGERFEVERDVEVLTVFERQEDAQLFSQHFEQFAHTQTIEPREDGLIQTRMIASIVPTLPTMNGISQHIVSLTNQYNGSYEGWYCNVHK, encoded by the coding sequence ATGGATGTTCAGTTAATTGGAGCGATAACTGGAAATGATGTTTGTGACTATTTCTTTGTTTCAAAAGCGTGTATAAGTCTTGAATCCATCCTCAAAGAACGCTTCCCCCAAGAAGTCATGGGTGTCATTGTTCGTGAACATGATGATTTTGAAATCTACAAAAGTGTTCTATTCCCCAACGAATATCAATTAGCGATGATCTACAATCAAAATCTTTGTTTGAACCTTGAACGCGAAGGAGAACGATTTGAAGTAGAACGGGATGTCGAAGTGTTAACGGTGTTTGAACGACAAGAAGATGCACAACTATTCAGTCAACACTTTGAACAATTTGCACATACCCAAACCATCGAGCCACGGGAAGATGGTTTGATTCAAACCCGAATGATTGCTTCAATTGTTCCAACATTACCCACTATGAATGGTATTTCACAACACATCGTATCCCTCACGAATCAATATAACGGATCATACGAAGGTTGGTATTGCAACGTTCACAAATAA
- a CDS encoding PTS sugar transporter subunit IIB, with protein MKTIIVACGSGIATSTVATSKLKAGLEAKGLLDHVKFIQTSLAELPSIASDQDVIVTTAQGGEGYGIPVLSGLSLLTGMGAQATIDNVIEILGL; from the coding sequence ATGAAAACTATTATTGTAGCATGCGGCTCTGGTATCGCAACAAGTACTGTTGCCACATCAAAACTTAAAGCAGGACTCGAAGCAAAAGGGCTTCTTGACCACGTTAAATTTATTCAAACTTCACTTGCTGAATTGCCATCCATTGCATCGGATCAAGATGTAATCGTAACTACAGCTCAAGGTGGAGAAGGTTATGGAATTCCTGTTTTATCAGGGCTATCCCTTTTAACGGGAATGGGTGCTCAAGCAACCATTGATAACGTTATTGAAATTCTCGGCTTATAG
- a CDS encoding PTS sugar transporter subunit IIA, with the protein MTVFNEDLVFLDLDVSSQDELFDLMNQHLLDLGYVNEAYLGALKEREATYPTGLAAPVCSVAIPHVDSTYIHKPGIAFVRVSEAIAYKEMVTDNDLNVKLFFFLLVKNKEEQVQILSKLMGTFSDDDFLNQLLQGKTNQEILDILTKGVA; encoded by the coding sequence ATGACAGTGTTTAATGAAGATTTAGTATTTTTAGATTTAGACGTATCATCGCAAGATGAATTGTTTGATCTGATGAATCAACATCTTCTCGATCTTGGATACGTTAATGAAGCTTATTTAGGTGCACTAAAGGAACGCGAAGCTACCTATCCAACAGGACTTGCAGCCCCTGTATGCAGCGTTGCAATCCCTCATGTCGATTCAACATACATTCATAAACCAGGGATTGCCTTTGTACGTGTATCTGAAGCAATCGCATATAAAGAAATGGTTACGGATAATGATCTCAATGTAAAACTGTTCTTTTTCTTACTTGTGAAAAACAAAGAAGAACAAGTGCAAATTTTAAGTAAACTTATGGGGACATTTTCCGATGACGATTTCTTAAATCAATTATTACAAGGAAAAACGAATCAGGAAATCTTAGATATTTTAACTAAAGGAGTAGCATAG
- a CDS encoding DUF695 domain-containing protein, with amino-acid sequence MYESNFQFYPITMDEKPHSVRVDLNALVIEPDDPHLYVVRKPYNGRDNGFPTELAF; translated from the coding sequence ATGTATGAATCAAATTTTCAATTTTATCCAATCACAATGGATGAAAAACCACACAGTGTTCGTGTGGATCTTAATGCCCTTGTTATTGAACCGGATGATCCCCATCTCTATGTTGTTAGAAAGCCGTATAACGGGCGAGACAACGGATTTCCTACGGAGTTAGCTTTTTGA
- a CDS encoding PTS galactitol transporter subunit IIC — protein MSILNFIVDLGPAVMMPIIFTIFALALGVKFSKAFKSGLMVGIGFIGLNIVIELLTKNLEPAAKQMVANFGLNLTVLDVGWPAASAIAFGSAVGVLIIPVGILVNILMLSTKTTKTVNVDIWNFWHFAFTGSLVLMITNDLIVSLLMAAFNMVIIMVIGDRTAPLVEKQLGFPGISIPHAFTASFAPIAYVLNAIIDKIPGINKIKLDEKAFQKKFGMFGDPAILGTVVGILLGLVAGYDFKGITNLAIVMAAVLVLTPKMSAILMEGLMPISEAVQAKIQKKYGENSNLLIGLDSAVGVGNPVTLTISLVMVPITIILAFIIPGNQFLPFASLAVLPFMFVLIAPLCGGDFFRTLIVGIFTVSIGLLIGTNIAPIFTEAAKAANFAIPGGSALISSIDYGSSWLPFMMVKLVEYKWIGVAIAGAISAVLMVWNRKLILKEQAIKDQA, from the coding sequence ATGTCAATTTTAAATTTTATTGTTGACCTTGGTCCTGCTGTAATGATGCCGATCATCTTTACCATCTTTGCGTTAGCGCTCGGGGTTAAGTTTAGTAAAGCATTTAAATCAGGATTAATGGTTGGTATTGGTTTTATTGGATTAAATATCGTTATTGAATTACTTACAAAGAATTTGGAACCTGCTGCAAAACAGATGGTTGCGAATTTTGGTCTAAACTTAACGGTTCTTGATGTTGGTTGGCCTGCAGCAAGTGCTATTGCATTCGGTTCTGCTGTTGGGGTATTAATTATCCCTGTTGGGATTTTGGTTAACATTCTTATGTTATCAACAAAAACAACAAAAACGGTTAACGTTGATATTTGGAACTTCTGGCATTTTGCCTTTACAGGTTCTCTTGTTTTGATGATTACCAATGATTTAATTGTGAGTCTATTAATGGCAGCCTTTAATATGGTGATTATCATGGTTATTGGAGACCGTACCGCACCACTTGTTGAAAAACAACTTGGGTTCCCCGGTATTTCAATTCCACATGCATTTACCGCATCTTTTGCACCCATCGCTTATGTTTTAAATGCAATTATTGATAAAATTCCAGGTATTAATAAAATTAAACTTGATGAAAAAGCATTCCAGAAAAAATTTGGTATGTTTGGTGATCCTGCAATCCTTGGTACTGTTGTTGGGATTTTATTAGGTCTTGTTGCCGGTTATGATTTCAAAGGGATTACAAACCTTGCAATCGTGATGGCGGCTGTTTTAGTCTTAACACCAAAAATGTCCGCAATTCTTATGGAAGGTTTAATGCCCATTAGTGAAGCAGTTCAAGCTAAAATCCAAAAGAAATATGGAGAAAACTCAAACCTTCTTATTGGACTTGATTCAGCAGTCGGTGTTGGTAACCCTGTTACCCTTACCATTTCACTTGTAATGGTTCCCATTACAATTATTCTTGCCTTTATCATTCCAGGTAACCAATTCTTGCCGTTCGCAAGTCTTGCTGTTTTACCATTTATGTTTGTTTTAATTGCACCTCTTTGTGGTGGAGACTTCTTCCGTACACTGATCGTTGGAATCTTTACCGTATCGATTGGTCTTTTAATTGGTACAAATATTGCTCCAATCTTTACTGAAGCTGCAAAAGCAGCCAACTTTGCAATCCCAGGCGGTTCTGCATTGATTTCAAGTATTGATTATGGTAGTTCATGGTTACCATTTATGATGGTAAAACTTGTTGAGTATAAATGGATCGGTGTTGCAATTGCCGGTGCTATCTCAGCGGTTCTTATGGTTTGGAACCGTAAGTTAATTCTTAAAGAACAAGCAATTAAAGATCAAGCTTAG